GGCCTACATCCCGGGTGAGGGTCACAACCTGCAGGAGCACTCCATCGTGCTCGTGCGCGGTGGCCGTGTGAAGGACCTGCCGGGTGTTCGTTACAAGATCATCCGCGGTTCCCTCGACACGCAGGGCGTCAAGAACCGTAAGCAGGCTCGCAGCCGCTACGGCGCCAAGAAGGAGAAGTAAGAATGCCTCGTAAGGGCCCCGCCCCGAAGCGCCCGGTCATCATCGACCCGGTCTACAGCTCTCCTCTTGTCACCTCGCTGATCAACAAGATCCTGCTGGACGGCAAGCGTTCCACCGCCGAGCGCATCGTGTACGGCGCCATGGAGGGTCTTCGTGAGAAGACCGGCCAGGACCCGGTCATCACGCTGAAGCGCGCTCTCGAGAACGTCAAGCCGGCCCTCGAGGTCAAGTCCCGCCGTGTCGGTGGCGCCACCTACCAGGTGCCGATCGAGGTCAAGCCGGGCCGCGCGTCCACGCTCGCCCTCCGCTGGCTCGTCGGTTACTCCCGCGCCCGTCGCGAGAAGACCATGACCGAGCGCCTCATGAACGAGCTCCTCGACGCCTCCAACGGCCTCGGTGCTGCCGTCAAGAAGCGCGAGGACACGCACAAGATGGCCGAGTCCAACAAGGCCTTCGCGCACTACCGCTGGTAGTCGCAACCCACATCGAGACCGAGAGAAGACTGAAGCCTTATGGCTACCACTTCGCTTGACCTGGCCAAGGTGCGCAACATCGGCATCATGGCCCACATCGACGCGGGCAAGACGACCACCACCGAGCGGATCCTGTTCTACACCGGCGTTTCGTACAAGATCGGTGAAGTCCACGACGGCGCTGCCACGATGGACTGGATGGAGCAGGAGCAGGAGCGCGGCATCACGATCACGTCCGCCGCGACGACCTGCCACTGGCCGCTCGAGAATGTCGATCACACGATCAACATCATCGACACGCCGGGTCACGTCGACTTCACCGTCGAGGTGGAGCGTTCGCTGCGCGTGCTCGACGGTGCTGTCACCGTGTTCGACGGTGTGGCCGGTGTCGAGCCCCAGTCCGAGACTGTCTGGCGTCAGGCGGACCGCTACGGCGTCCCGCGCATCTGCTTCGTCAACAAGCTCGACCGTACGGGCGCCGAGTTCCTCCGCTGCGTCGACATGATCGTGGACCGCCTCGGCGCGACCCCGATCGTCATGCAGCTCCCGATCGGTGCCGAGGCCGACTTCCAGGGCGTCATCGACCTGGTCCGCATGAAGGCCCTCGTCTGGTCCGCCGAGGCCAGCAAGGGCGAGATGTACGACGTCGTCGACATCCCGGCGGACAAGCTCGAGCAGGCCGAGGAGTACCGCGCCAAGCTCGTCGAGACGGTCGCCGAGAACGACGAAGAGATCATGGAGCTCTTCCTCGAGGGCACTGAGCCCACCGAGGAGCAGCTGTACGCCGCGGTCCGTCGTATCACGATCGCCTCCGGCAAGGGCGGCGAGACCACGGTCACCCCCGTGTTCTGTGGCACCGCGTTCAAGAACAAGGGCGTTCAGCCCCTGCTCGACGCTGTCGTCCGCTACCTGCCTTCCCCCCTGGACGTCGAGGCCATCGAGGGCCACGACGTCAAGGACGCCGAGCTGGTCGTCAAGCGCAAGCCTTCTGACGACGAGCCGCTGGCCGCCCTCGCGTTCAAGATCGCGAGCGACCCGCACCTCGGCAAGCTCACCTTCGTCCGGATCTACTCCGGTCGCCTGGAGGCCGGCACCGCGGTGCTGAACTCCGTCAAGGGCAAGAAGGAGCGCATCGGCAAGATCTACCGCATGCACGCGAACAAGCGTGAGGAGATCGACTCGGTGGGCGCCGGCGACATCGTCGCCGTCATGGGCCTCAAGCAGACCACCACCGGTGAGACGCTGTGCGACGAGAAGAACCCGGTCATCCTGGAGTCCATGGACTTCCCGGCCCCGGTCATCCAGGTCGCCATCGAGCCCAAGTCCAAGGGTGACCAGGAGAAGCTGGGTGTCGCCATCCAGCGTCTCGCGGAGGAGGACCCCTCCTTCCAGGTCCACTCGGACGAGGAGACCGGCCAGACCATCATCGGTGGTATGGGCGAGCTTCACCTCGACATCCTCGTCGACCGCATGCGTCGCGAGTTCAAGGTCGAGGCGAACGTCGGCAAGCCGCAGGTCGCGTACCGCGAGACGATCCGCAAGGCCGTCGAGCGCGTGGACTTCACCCACAAGAAGCAGACCGGTGGTACCGGTCAGTTCGCCAAGGTGCAGATCGCGATCGAGCCCATCGAGGGTGGCGACGCCTCCTACGAGTTCGTGAACAAGGTCACCGGTGGCCGCATCCCGAAGGAGTACATCCCTTCGGTCGACGCGGGTGCGCAGGAGGCCATGCAGTTCGGCATCCTGGCCGGCTACGAGATGACTGGCGTCCGCGTCATCCTTCTCGACGGTGCCTACCACGAGGTCGACTCCTCCGAGCTCGCGTTCAAGATCGCCGGTTCGCAGGCCTTCAAGGAGGCCGCGCGCAAGGCTTCTCCCGTCATCCTTGAGCCGATGATGGCCGTCGAGGTCGTCACGCCCGAGGACTACATGGGCGAGGTCATCGGTGACATCAACTCCCGCCGTGGCCAGATCCAGGCCATGGAGGAGCGCAGCGGCGCCCGCGTCGTGAAGGGCCTCGTGCCGCTCTCGGAGATGTTCGGCTACGTCGGAGACCTCCGCAGCAAGACCTCGGGTCGCGCAAGCTACTCGATGCAGTTCGACTCCTACGCCGAGGTTCCGCGGAACGTCGCCGAGGAGATCATCGCGAAGGCCAAGGGCGAGTAACTCTCCCGAGTTCACGCTTTAGGCTTGACACCAGTCACCGGGGCTCAGCCCCCGAAACCCGAGGGATCGGGCCCCGGTTACTGGCATCCCAGCAAAGATCACCTGGCGCCGATGAAGCAAGGCGTTCAGAACCACTCCAGGAGGACCCCAGTGGCGAAGGCGAAGTTCGAGCGGACTAAGCCGCACGTCAACATCGGCACCATCGGTCACATCGACCACGGTAAGACGACCCTCACGGCCGCCATTACCAAGGTGCTGCACGACGCGTACCCGGACCTGAACGAGGCCTCGGCCTTCGACCAGATCGACAAGGCTCCCGAGGAGCGCCAGCGCGGTATCACCATCTCGATCGCGCACGTCGAGTACCAGACGGAGCAGCGTCACTACGCTCACGTCGACTGCCCCGGTCACGCTGACTACATCAAGAACATGATCACGGGTGCCGCGCAGATGGACGGCGCCATCCTCGTGGTCGCCGCCACCGACGGCCCGATGCCGCAGACCAAGGAGCACGTCCTCCTTGCTCGCCAGGTCGGCGTTCCGTACATCGTCGTCGCCCTGAACAAGGCCGACATGGTGGACGACGAGGAGATCCTCGAGCTCGTCGAGCTCGAGGTCCGTGAGCTCCTCTCCGAGTACGAGTTCCCGGGCGACGACCTGCCGGTCGTCCGCGTCTCGGCGCTCAAGGCGCTCGAGGGCGACAAGGAGTGGGGCGAGAAGCTCCTCGGCCTCATGAAGGCCGTGGACGAGTCCATCCCGCAGCCCGAGCGTGACGTCGACAAGCCGTTCCTGATGCCGATCGAGGACGTCTTCACGATCACCGGTCGTGGCACCGTCGTCACCGGTCGTATCGAGCGTGGTGTCCTCAAGGTCAACGAGACCGTCGACATCATCGGCATCAAGACCGAGAAGACCACCACCACGGTCACCGGCATCGAGATGTTCCGCAAGCTGCTCGACGAGGGCCAGGCCGGTGAGAACGTCGGTCTGCTCCTCCGTGGCATCAAGCGCGAGGACGTCGAGCGCGGCCAGGTCATCATCAAGCCGGGTTCGGTCACGCCGCACACGAAGTTCGAGGCCCAGGCCTACATCCTGTCGAAGGACGAGGGTGGCCGTCACACCCCGTTCTTCAACAACTACCGCCCGCAGTTCTACTTCCGTACCACGGACGTGACCGGCGTCGTGACCCTCCCCGAGGGCACCGAGATGGTCATGCCGGGCGACAACACCGCCATGTCCGTCGAGCTGATCCAGCCCGTCGCCATGGAGGAGGGCCTCAAGTTCGCCATCCGTGAGGGTGGCCGGACCGTCGGCGCCGGCCAGGTCGTCAAGATCACTGCCTGATCTTGAACTGACCTGGTAGCTCGCAAGAGCTGCTGAGCAGTGAGGGAAGGCCCCGCACCGAAAGGTGCGGGGCCTTCTCGCGTTTCCGGTGGGCTTTTTCCGGTGGGCCTTACGGCCGCCAGCTCCAGGGGCGGCCGTCCGCGCCCAGGCCCACGACGACCGGCCCCCGCGCCCCCAGGTGGAGCGCGGCCGCTCCCTTTCCGGCAGGGGTACGGGTACGGAGCCGGCCGCCGGCCCTGAGTGCCGTCCGGCCCTTCAGGTCCGTGCCGAGCAGCACGGTGCCGAGCGCGGCCGACCGGGCGGCCACCACCTCCCCGTACCCGTCGAGACCGGCGTCGCCGTCCGGGCCGATCAGGGGCGCGGACGCCGGCGCCCGGAAGTAGAGCGCGCCGCCCGCGCTCGCCACCGTGGAGCCGGAGAGCGGCAGCGGCGCCCGCTGTGGGACCCCGTCCACCCAGTGCCGTACGTGCTCCCGCCCGGCCGCGTACAGGTGCACCCGGCCGGACGCGTCGAGCGAGACCGCCAGGCCGTCCTGGACCTCTCCGTCGCCGGGGAGCGGCCGCCACGGGGACCAGGAGCCGTCCGCCGCCCGGACCCGCGTCGAGACGCCCTTGTCGGCGTTCCGTACGAAGAGGTGGACCCGGCCGTCGGGGGCCGTCACCGCCACCGGGGCACCGATCCGGCGGCCCCGGTCGTCCCCGCGCTCCGGGTTCCCCAGGCCCCGCCAGGCCAGGAAGGGCCCGCCGGGGGAGCGCTGCTCCAGGAGCACCACCTCGCGCCGGTTGGCCCCGCCGTGCCCGTCGAGTGCGGCGAACCGCACCCCGAGGAGCAGCACCCGGCCGTCGCCGAGCACCGCCGAGCCGAGCGCCGGGGCGAGCGGGCCGCCGCCCAGGTCCACCGGCTCGCCCCAGACGCCGGGCTCCGACTCCCGCCAGCGGACCGCGCGCAGCCCGAGCACCCCGTACGCGGCGAGCCGGCCGCCGGACTCCTCGGCGAGCGCCGGGTTCGCGCCGGGCCAGCGGTGGTGGGTGGAACGGACCCAGCCCTTGCGGTTGGTCAGGGGCCGGTCGCCGCTGACGCCGTAGTCGCCGCAGCCCGAGGGGTTCCCGCACTCCCAGGACGGGTTCCCGCCGTACGGGACGAGCCGGGCCGCCTTCTCCTTCAGGACCTCCGGCGGGAGGTTCTTGGGCCAGTGCCGGTTGTAGTAGCCGCGGAAGGCGGTGGTCGTGAACGCCGGGATCGGTTCGCCGTCCCGGACCGCGTCCGAGACCCAGCGGCACAGGGCGGCCCAGGTGAAGGAGGCGACCGCCGTGTGGTCCCCGTGGTCCGCGTAGCCCGGCTGTTCGGAGTCCCGCTTCCGGGTGGCCTCGGGGCTCAGCTGGATGTCGGGGTCCGGGTCCAGGGTGTGCACGACCGTGGGCCGGTGGCGGCGGAGCAGCCCGACGAGGACGTCGACCAGCCGGTCGTAGTCGTAGGTGTCGGCGCGGGTGACGGGGGAGCCGGCCGACAGGTGGGTGCGCAGCTCCAGGGCGCGGTCCTGCCAGAGCGAGGGCAGCGCCATGTAGCGGCGGCCGGAGTGCATCGGCAGGTTGAGGAAGACCAGTTCGACCCTGCGGGCGCCGTGCACGAGGGTGTCGGCCTCGGCCCGCCGGCCGCCGGGGAGGGTCAGGACCTCCCGCCGCCACGGCGTGAACGCCGGGAGGCCGAGCGCCACCGCGTACGCCTGGCGCAGGCCCTGGTGGCGGGCGGAGGAGTAGGCGGCCCGGTCCGGGGGCGTCTCGGGCATCCCCGCGATCCGGTTCCTGCCGTTGTGCTCGCCGGCCGTCACGTACACGGAGACGAGCGGGACGCCCGCGTCGAGCAGCCGCTGGGCGTCCGGGTTCATGAAGTACAGGTCGTCGTCCGGATGTGCGGAGAACTGCATCAGCAGGGCCCGCCGGGCCCGCGCGGAGGCGATCGGCTTGCCCGGTGCCGGATCGGCGGTCGGTGCGGTCCGGCGCGGCTCCGGTACGGAACACCCGGCGGCGGCCGCGGTGACCGCGAGGGCGGCGGCGAGGACCGTCCGCCGACGGGGTGGAGTGTGCACGACAGGGCCTTTCGCTCAATTGCTCCCCTGGAAGACGGGTGTACGAGCGAGGCGGTTGTGTGCGGGGCGGGGCCGCCCGGAAAGATCACCGGAAAAGATCACCGAAAAAAGATCTTCGAGATCGTGCGGACGGATGTCGAGGGGGCGATCCTGGTTCCGACCGAAGGGTGACAGCGCGCCACCGGGGCGGGCGGGACGGGGAGGACACCCGAGATGAAGTACGTCGCGATGATCTACGGCAACCAGGCCAAGTGGGACTCCTTCCCGGCCGAGGCCTGGCCCGAGGCGATCGCCCGGCAGGAGGCCTTCAACACCAAGTACCGGGAGAGCGGCGAGCTGATCGGCGCGTACGGCCTCGCCGACGCGGCCGCCGCCCAGCTCGTGCGGCGCGAGAACGGGGCCCCCGCGGTCACCGACGGCCCGTACCTGGAGACCAAGGAGTACCTGGCCAGCTTCTACCTGCTCGACTGCGAGAGCCTGGAGCGGGCCCAGGCGATCGCCGCGGACATGCCCTTCGCGGACGTCGAGCCCGTCGAGCTCTGGCCGATCCTGCACGAGTCCGCGGCGGACGTGTGACCGGGACGCACGAGACCGAGGACCTGCTGCGCACGTACGCGCCGCAGGTCCTCGGTGCGCTCGTCCGCCGGTACGGCGACTTCGACCTCTGCGAGGACGCCGTCCAGGAGGCGCTGATCGCCGCGGCGCAGCAGTGGCCGGGGGAAGGCGTCCCCGACCACGCGCGCGCGTGGCTCCTGACCGTCGCCCAGCGCAAGTACGTCGACCACGTGCGCAGCGAGGCCGCGCGCCGGCGCCGCGAGGACGCCGTCGCCCTCGCCACCCCGGACTCCGCGCTCCTCGCGCGCGCCGCCGACGACGCTCCGGACGCCGACCGGGACGACTCCCTGGCGCTGCTCTTCCTCTGCTGCCACCCCGACCTGTCGCCGCCCAGCCGGATCGCGCTCACCCTGCGGGCCGTCGGCGGCCTCACCACCGCGCAGATCGCCGCCGCCTTCCTCGTGCCCGAGTCGACCATGGCGCAGCGGATCAGCCGGGCCAAGCAGACGATCAAGGCCGGCGGACTGTCCCTCGCGCCGCCCGAGGGCGAGGACCGCACCGCCCGCCTCGCCGAGGTGCGGCACGTGCTCTACCTCGTCTTCAACGAGGGCTACACGGCCAGCGGCGGCGACGCGCTCACCGCGCCCGAGCTGTCGACGGAGGCGATCCGGCTGGTCAGGATGCTGCACCGGCTCGTTCCCGAGGACACCGAGACGGCGGGCCTGCTCGCGCTGATGCTGCTCACCGACGCCCGCCGGCCGGCCCGCACGGGCCCGGACGGGGAACTCGTACCGCTCGCGGAGCAGGACCGGGGGAGCTGGGACGGCGGGCTGATCGCCGAGGGCGTGGAGCTGCTCGGCCGCACCCTGCCGGAGGGCCGGGTCGGCCCGTACCAGCTGCAGGCGGCGATCGCGGCCGTGCACGACGAGGCCCCGTCCGCCGAGGCCACGGACTGGCCGCAGATCCTCGCCCTGTACGAGCTCCTGGAGCGCACCGGGCCGAACCCGATGGTCACCCTCAACCGCGCGGTCGCCGTCGCCATGGTCCACGGCCCGGAGGCCGGTCTCGAGCTCCTGGACGGGCTCGCGGAGGACGGGCGACTGGCCAGGAACCACCGCCTCCTCGCGACCCGCGCGCACCTGCTCGAACTCCTCGGCGAGAAGGAGGACGCGGCCTCCGCCTACCGGGAGGCGGCCCGCCACACGACCAGTGCGCCCGAACGGCGCCATCTGACGGAGCGGGCCCGGCGCCTGGGATGACCGTCCCGGACGGCGGGGGAGAGGGGCGTGCGCAGCAGGCGCATGCGCCCCGGCGCATGGGCGTACGTGACGTGGGGTACAGTCTTCGCCCCCGATTGGCGGCCGGAAGGCCCCGTATGGCAGACTGTCCAAGTTGCTCGGTTGAGTGCCGATGCTGCGCGCCTCCCGTCGGGAGGACCGGAAGCGAGTCCCACAGTACTCGTCGCTCCTTCTCAGGAGCGGACGTACGGGAATCTTCTGGGAAGCGTCAGCGGGGTGCCGACCAGGCGCCCGGTGGGTGTTCCGCCCCCGGCCCGCGGTCTTTGGGACCGCGCCCCCTTGGTTGGGAAATCCTCAGGGATTTCTGCGTAGAGGGAGCGCGACACGCCCGACCGCGTGGGTCGGAGACAGGACGCGAACGTGCCGGGTTCCAGAGCGTTACGAGACAAAGGACTACTAGTAGCCATGGCGGGACAGAAGATCCGCATCCGGCTCAAGGCCTACGACCACGAGGTCATCGACTCCTCGGCGAAGAAGATCGTCGAGACGGTGACCCGCACTGGTGCGTCGGTCGCGGGCCCGGTGCCGCTGCCCACTGAGAAGAACGTGTACTGCGTCATCAAGTCGCCGCACAAGTACAAGGACTCGCGCGAGCACTTCGAGATGCGCACGCACAAGCGCCTCATCGACATCCTCGACCCCACGCCGAAGACGGTTGACTCGCTCATGCGCCTCGACCTGCCGGCGGGCGTCGACATCGAGATCAAGCTCTGAGGTGACGCGCGAGATGGCTAAGAACATCAAGGGCATCCTGGGCGAGAAGCTCGGCATGACGCAGGTCTGGGACGAGAACAACCGGGTCGTCCCGGTGACCGTCGTCAAGGCCGGCCCGAATGTCGTGACCCAGGTCCGTACGAACGACGTCGACGGCTACGAGTCGGTCCAGATCGCCTTCGGCGAGATCGACCCGCGCAAGGTGAACAAGCCCCTCAAGGGCCACTTCGCCAAGGCCGACGTCACCCCGCGCCGCCACCTGGTGGAGCTCCGCACCGCTGACGCCTCCGAGTACACGCTCGGCCAGGAGATCACCGCCGAGGTCTTCGAGGCCGGCGTGAAGGTCGACGTCACGGGCAAGAGCAAGGGCAAGGGCTTCGCCGGTGCGATGAAGCGCCACAACTTCCGTGGTGGCAAGGCCTCGCACGGTGCCCACCGCGTGCACCGCAAGCCCGGTTCGATCGGTGGCTGCGCCACCCCGGGCCGTGTCTTCAAGGGCATGCGCATGGCCGGTCGCATGGGCAACGAGCGTGTGACCACCCAGAACCTGACCGTCCACGCCGTTGACGCCGAGAAGGGTCTGCTGCTCATCAAGGGCGCCGTCCCCGGCCCCAACGGTGGCCTCGTCCTGGTCCGCACCGCGGCCAAGGGGGTTTGAGGAACCGATGAGCACCATTGACATCCTTTCGCCGTCTGGCGACAAGGCCGGGACCGTCGAGCTCCCCGCGGAGATCTTCGGCGCCAAGGTCAGCGTCCCGCTGATCCACCAGGTCGTCGTCGCGCAGCTGGCCGCGGCCCGTCAGGGCACGCACAAGACCAAGACCCGTGGCGAAGTCCGCGGTGGTGGCAAGAAGCCTTACCGCCAGA
The DNA window shown above is from Streptomyces vietnamensis and carries:
- a CDS encoding YciI family protein, producing the protein MKYVAMIYGNQAKWDSFPAEAWPEAIARQEAFNTKYRESGELIGAYGLADAAAAQLVRRENGAPAVTDGPYLETKEYLASFYLLDCESLERAQAIAADMPFADVEPVELWPILHESAADV
- the fusA gene encoding elongation factor G — encoded protein: MATTSLDLAKVRNIGIMAHIDAGKTTTTERILFYTGVSYKIGEVHDGAATMDWMEQEQERGITITSAATTCHWPLENVDHTINIIDTPGHVDFTVEVERSLRVLDGAVTVFDGVAGVEPQSETVWRQADRYGVPRICFVNKLDRTGAEFLRCVDMIVDRLGATPIVMQLPIGAEADFQGVIDLVRMKALVWSAEASKGEMYDVVDIPADKLEQAEEYRAKLVETVAENDEEIMELFLEGTEPTEEQLYAAVRRITIASGKGGETTVTPVFCGTAFKNKGVQPLLDAVVRYLPSPLDVEAIEGHDVKDAELVVKRKPSDDEPLAALAFKIASDPHLGKLTFVRIYSGRLEAGTAVLNSVKGKKERIGKIYRMHANKREEIDSVGAGDIVAVMGLKQTTTGETLCDEKNPVILESMDFPAPVIQVAIEPKSKGDQEKLGVAIQRLAEEDPSFQVHSDEETGQTIIGGMGELHLDILVDRMRREFKVEANVGKPQVAYRETIRKAVERVDFTHKKQTGGTGQFAKVQIAIEPIEGGDASYEFVNKVTGGRIPKEYIPSVDAGAQEAMQFGILAGYEMTGVRVILLDGAYHEVDSSELAFKIAGSQAFKEAARKASPVILEPMMAVEVVTPEDYMGEVIGDINSRRGQIQAMEERSGARVVKGLVPLSEMFGYVGDLRSKTSGRASYSMQFDSYAEVPRNVAEEIIAKAKGE
- a CDS encoding RNA polymerase sigma factor produces the protein MTGTHETEDLLRTYAPQVLGALVRRYGDFDLCEDAVQEALIAAAQQWPGEGVPDHARAWLLTVAQRKYVDHVRSEAARRRREDAVALATPDSALLARAADDAPDADRDDSLALLFLCCHPDLSPPSRIALTLRAVGGLTTAQIAAAFLVPESTMAQRISRAKQTIKAGGLSLAPPEGEDRTARLAEVRHVLYLVFNEGYTASGGDALTAPELSTEAIRLVRMLHRLVPEDTETAGLLALMLLTDARRPARTGPDGELVPLAEQDRGSWDGGLIAEGVELLGRTLPEGRVGPYQLQAAIAAVHDEAPSAEATDWPQILALYELLERTGPNPMVTLNRAVAVAMVHGPEAGLELLDGLAEDGRLARNHRLLATRAHLLELLGEKEDAASAYREAARHTTSAPERRHLTERARRLG
- the rplC gene encoding 50S ribosomal protein L3 → MAKNIKGILGEKLGMTQVWDENNRVVPVTVVKAGPNVVTQVRTNDVDGYESVQIAFGEIDPRKVNKPLKGHFAKADVTPRRHLVELRTADASEYTLGQEITAEVFEAGVKVDVTGKSKGKGFAGAMKRHNFRGGKASHGAHRVHRKPGSIGGCATPGRVFKGMRMAGRMGNERVTTQNLTVHAVDAEKGLLLIKGAVPGPNGGLVLVRTAAKGV
- the rpsG gene encoding 30S ribosomal protein S7, producing the protein MPRKGPAPKRPVIIDPVYSSPLVTSLINKILLDGKRSTAERIVYGAMEGLREKTGQDPVITLKRALENVKPALEVKSRRVGGATYQVPIEVKPGRASTLALRWLVGYSRARREKTMTERLMNELLDASNGLGAAVKKREDTHKMAESNKAFAHYRW
- the rpsJ gene encoding 30S ribosomal protein S10 translates to MAGQKIRIRLKAYDHEVIDSSAKKIVETVTRTGASVAGPVPLPTEKNVYCVIKSPHKYKDSREHFEMRTHKRLIDILDPTPKTVDSLMRLDLPAGVDIEIKL
- a CDS encoding PIG-L family deacetylase, with the protein product MHTPPRRRTVLAAALAVTAAAAGCSVPEPRRTAPTADPAPGKPIASARARRALLMQFSAHPDDDLYFMNPDAQRLLDAGVPLVSVYVTAGEHNGRNRIAGMPETPPDRAAYSSARHQGLRQAYAVALGLPAFTPWRREVLTLPGGRRAEADTLVHGARRVELVFLNLPMHSGRRYMALPSLWQDRALELRTHLSAGSPVTRADTYDYDRLVDVLVGLLRRHRPTVVHTLDPDPDIQLSPEATRKRDSEQPGYADHGDHTAVASFTWAALCRWVSDAVRDGEPIPAFTTTAFRGYYNRHWPKNLPPEVLKEKAARLVPYGGNPSWECGNPSGCGDYGVSGDRPLTNRKGWVRSTHHRWPGANPALAEESGGRLAAYGVLGLRAVRWRESEPGVWGEPVDLGGGPLAPALGSAVLGDGRVLLLGVRFAALDGHGGANRREVVLLEQRSPGGPFLAWRGLGNPERGDDRGRRIGAPVAVTAPDGRVHLFVRNADKGVSTRVRAADGSWSPWRPLPGDGEVQDGLAVSLDASGRVHLYAAGREHVRHWVDGVPQRAPLPLSGSTVASAGGALYFRAPASAPLIGPDGDAGLDGYGEVVAARSAALGTVLLGTDLKGRTALRAGGRLRTRTPAGKGAAALHLGARGPVVVGLGADGRPWSWRP
- the tuf gene encoding elongation factor Tu is translated as MAKAKFERTKPHVNIGTIGHIDHGKTTLTAAITKVLHDAYPDLNEASAFDQIDKAPEERQRGITISIAHVEYQTEQRHYAHVDCPGHADYIKNMITGAAQMDGAILVVAATDGPMPQTKEHVLLARQVGVPYIVVALNKADMVDDEEILELVELEVRELLSEYEFPGDDLPVVRVSALKALEGDKEWGEKLLGLMKAVDESIPQPERDVDKPFLMPIEDVFTITGRGTVVTGRIERGVLKVNETVDIIGIKTEKTTTTVTGIEMFRKLLDEGQAGENVGLLLRGIKREDVERGQVIIKPGSVTPHTKFEAQAYILSKDEGGRHTPFFNNYRPQFYFRTTDVTGVVTLPEGTEMVMPGDNTAMSVELIQPVAMEEGLKFAIREGGRTVGAGQVVKITA